In the Persephonella hydrogeniphila genome, one interval contains:
- a CDS encoding prepilin-type N-terminal cleavage/methylation domain-containing protein: MKREKQQGFTLVELAIVLVIIGIILGAVLKGQELINNAKQKRVYSIYKEMLAAVYTYYDKYNALPGDDSQATTHLNSSTTANGDGNGRIDDGFIFNCTNTSTEESCLVFEHMRLANIISGSGRLNPQGPFGPVSIAYYAGGSTAPFGAGHWIAMQNIPYDMARSIDEKYDDGTYNTGSITADTDYSNTADKTLYFKF, translated from the coding sequence ATGAAAAGAGAAAAGCAACAGGGTTTCACACTGGTAGAACTGGCGATTGTTCTTGTGATTATTGGAATTATTCTGGGAGCTGTTTTGAAGGGTCAGGAGCTGATAAACAATGCTAAACAGAAAAGAGTGTACTCTATCTACAAAGAAATGTTAGCAGCTGTTTACACATATTATGATAAATACAATGCTTTGCCTGGAGATGACTCTCAGGCAACTACCCATTTAAATAGTTCTACAACAGCAAATGGTGATGGAAATGGGAGGATCGATGATGGATTTATTTTTAATTGTACAAATACTTCTACAGAAGAGTCCTGTCTTGTTTTTGAGCACATGAGACTTGCAAACATAATCTCTGGATCTGGAAGACTTAATCCTCAAGGACCTTTTGGCCCAGTTTCAATAGCCTATTATGCTGGTGGAAGTACTGCGCCATTTGGAGCAGGGCACTGGATTGCCATGCAAAATATTCCTTATGATATGGCAAGATCTATAGATGAAAAATATGACGATGGAACTTATAACACAGGAAGTATAACGGCAGATACTGATTATAGTAATACTGCAGATAAAACTCTTTACTTTAAATTCTAA
- a CDS encoding GspB domain-containing protein: MNVKKLGTKELIILVSPLIVGIFVYIFFSNLVREKVIDIWSDYFEYRPQIAEIHFKKKENEFKIDMTLLDSLISVKPFSIPEIRKKETLEKPPPEYKISFIYIGKNRYVIINNRLYKEGDRISPDEKIVRITKDGILLNGKWGERWIKFLK, encoded by the coding sequence ATGAATGTAAAAAAACTTGGAACAAAAGAGCTTATAATCCTTGTTTCACCTCTCATTGTGGGGATATTTGTTTATATATTTTTTTCAAATTTAGTCAGAGAAAAAGTGATAGATATATGGTCAGATTACTTTGAGTACAGACCGCAGATAGCAGAGATACATTTTAAGAAGAAAGAAAATGAATTCAAGATAGATATGACTCTATTAGACTCTTTGATCTCTGTAAAACCTTTTTCCATACCTGAAATACGCAAAAAAGAAACATTAGAAAAACCTCCGCCAGAATACAAAATTAGCTTTATATATATAGGAAAAAACAGATATGTAATTATAAATAACAGGTTATATAAAGAAGGAGACAGGATTTCTCCTGACGAAAAAATTGTTAGAATTACAAAGGACGGAATTTTATTAAATGGTAAATGGGGTGAGAGATGGATAAAATTTTTAAAATAG
- a CDS encoding secretin and TonB N-terminal domain-containing protein: MDKIFKIAFLLLFLTASCGYVAQNTQKTVEAEKEPAPFVEKYKLPEKTQPPPLIIRPSLTKVSPLENKFFTFSADKAPLKTVLYAVAKDAGLNLAIDPNVDTDTTITANFNNTPIKTALEIITDLAGVYYEIKDNVIYIKATKTKVFHLPYVHTKSSYKVDLGGDVLGSSGTTGGTTGTTGGTTGTGGTSTVSPAVSNLKGDFSLKYENPEDINAYYQELENALENILGLRGAIPINRRPLNSYTLNRFAGILIVTATKDKMKKVEDLIKKLKKEVKKQVLIEAKIIEVTLDKEFRYGVDWNLLMRNFLNTGASVSISQTLALGTSYGQLVVTSADFNSVLNALEKTGKIETLSSPRIRVLNGQTALISSGVIVPFWEKQISTVTGTATAQQVAYLRTNVLNGILLGVTPYIENKEIMMNIVPVSTKIEDIRQLVEENKVVAEAPVLNIKEAGTVIKVKDGDLIIIGGLIGTDKKKIISKVPGLADIPGIGALFRKEEIIKQKKELIIFLRPHLIEVH; this comes from the coding sequence ATGGATAAAATTTTTAAAATAGCTTTTTTGTTGTTGTTCCTTACGGCATCCTGTGGTTATGTGGCTCAAAATACTCAGAAAACTGTTGAAGCGGAGAAAGAACCAGCCCCTTTTGTAGAAAAATACAAACTACCTGAAAAAACACAACCTCCTCCTCTTATAATAAGACCTTCTTTAACAAAGGTATCTCCCCTTGAGAACAAATTCTTTACATTCAGTGCAGATAAAGCTCCTTTAAAAACTGTTCTTTATGCTGTAGCAAAAGACGCAGGTCTTAATCTTGCCATAGACCCTAATGTAGATACAGATACAACCATAACAGCGAACTTTAATAACACCCCGATAAAGACAGCCCTCGAAATAATAACTGATCTTGCAGGTGTCTACTATGAGATAAAAGACAACGTTATATACATCAAAGCAACAAAAACGAAAGTTTTCCATCTTCCGTATGTACACACAAAATCCAGTTATAAAGTAGATCTTGGAGGAGATGTTTTAGGCAGTTCAGGTACAACTGGAGGAACAACCGGAACAACAGGGGGAACAACTGGAACCGGAGGGACGTCTACAGTATCTCCTGCTGTGTCTAATCTTAAAGGAGACTTTTCTCTAAAATACGAAAATCCTGAAGATATAAACGCTTACTATCAGGAGCTTGAAAATGCTCTTGAAAACATACTTGGTCTAAGAGGTGCAATCCCTATAAACAGAAGACCTTTAAACAGTTACACACTAAACAGATTTGCAGGTATTCTGATCGTAACTGCTACAAAAGATAAAATGAAAAAAGTAGAAGATCTCATAAAAAAGCTGAAAAAAGAGGTGAAAAAGCAGGTTCTTATTGAAGCAAAGATCATAGAAGTTACCCTTGATAAAGAGTTTAGATATGGAGTTGACTGGAATCTACTAATGAGGAACTTCCTGAATACAGGTGCTTCTGTAAGCATATCCCAGACACTTGCACTGGGAACAAGCTACGGACAGCTTGTAGTAACAAGTGCCGACTTTAACTCTGTTTTAAATGCACTTGAAAAAACAGGAAAAATAGAAACATTGTCAAGCCCAAGAATTAGGGTTCTAAACGGTCAGACAGCTCTCATATCTTCTGGAGTAATAGTTCCTTTCTGGGAAAAACAGATAAGTACTGTTACAGGTACGGCAACAGCCCAGCAGGTTGCATACTTACGGACTAATGTTCTTAACGGAATACTTCTGGGAGTTACACCTTATATAGAAAATAAAGAGATCATGATGAATATAGTTCCTGTTTCAACAAAGATAGAAGATATAAGACAGCTTGTTGAAGAAAACAAAGTGGTCGCAGAAGCTCCTGTCTTAAATATAAAAGAAGCCGGCACAGTAATAAAAGTAAAAGATGGAGACCTTATCATAATAGGTGGTCTTATTGGAACAGATAAAAAGAAAATCATCAGCAAAGTACCCGGACTTGCTGATATTCCCGGAATAGGAGCATTATTTAGGAAGGAAGAGATAATCAAACAAAAAAAGGAACTGATTATCTTTTTAAGACCACACCTTATTGAAGTTCATTGA